In Nitrospinaceae bacterium, the following are encoded in one genomic region:
- a CDS encoding tripartite tricarboxylate transporter substrate binding protein, producing MNRRRLISVFSGLLVLVLVLVAPLSGEGASYPSKPVKVIVPTGAGGSHDMHARALSSVMHTYLGQPLLVQIMGGGGGKRGMTAMKRAKPDGYTLGMGSSAMMVAPHARDMGFDPLKDFIPVYSLNEDPTMWIVKGNSPWKTLDDIVEAARKNPGKISFGSSGAYRNSHLLMIAVEKAKGVKFNHIPFRGGGKAFQAMLGGHVDVAVANPATGGSLGRMRKGELRALGITTKKRDSRMPKVPTFLEQGVDFVYVGWRFFVVPTGTPKDRIMALDAAFRKAVKDKSFNRLVKKFGTKSMPIHYGPELTKKFHSVYTYNGSLFRKLGIKKKKKK from the coding sequence ATGAATCGACGTCGTTTAATTTCTGTGTTTTCCGGCTTGTTGGTATTGGTTCTTGTGTTGGTAGCTCCTCTTTCGGGCGAAGGGGCTAGCTACCCGTCTAAGCCTGTTAAGGTCATTGTCCCCACGGGGGCGGGTGGCTCACACGATATGCACGCCCGAGCGCTTTCAAGTGTGATGCATACCTATTTGGGCCAGCCATTGTTGGTCCAGATCATGGGCGGTGGCGGCGGTAAACGAGGCATGACAGCTATGAAGCGCGCCAAGCCCGACGGTTATACCCTCGGGATGGGCAGTTCTGCCATGATGGTTGCACCTCATGCACGTGACATGGGATTTGACCCATTAAAGGATTTCATTCCGGTCTATTCGTTGAATGAAGATCCCACCATGTGGATCGTTAAGGGGAACAGTCCCTGGAAAACGCTCGACGACATCGTCGAGGCTGCGCGAAAAAATCCAGGAAAAATTAGCTTCGGATCCTCTGGAGCCTATCGGAACAGCCATCTCTTGATGATAGCAGTCGAAAAAGCCAAGGGGGTCAAGTTCAACCATATTCCTTTCCGGGGCGGGGGTAAGGCCTTTCAGGCGATGTTGGGAGGTCATGTTGACGTGGCGGTGGCCAATCCTGCAACTGGTGGATCTTTAGGTCGAATGAGAAAAGGCGAGTTGCGGGCGCTCGGTATCACTACAAAAAAACGTGACTCCCGTATGCCAAAAGTCCCCACTTTTCTGGAGCAGGGGGTGGATTTCGTTTACGTGGGCTGGCGCTTTTTTGTGGTACCCACTGGCACACCCAAGGACCGGATAATGGCTCTTGATGCTGCCTTCAGGAAAGCGGTGAAGGATAAATCTTTTAACCGACTCGTCAAAAAATTTGGCACGAAGAGCATGCCTATTCATTATGGCCCCGAGTTGACGAAAAAGTTCCATTCTGTCTATACCTACAACGGTAGCCTTTTTAGGAAGTTGGGGATTAAGAAGAAAAAAAAGAAATAG